CATACAGGTAGATTTGTGGAGTCAAATGCCTCTCGTTCGATGTTTTAACTGGAAAGGTTTCAGTGAGTAATTTTCTGTCTTTACAGTTGAAGACCAAGTGCTTAACACCACCAGCCACTATCTCCTCAAACATGCAGAGACCACTCAGGAGGAGATCGCCGCTCCGGGGAAACTTCCTGAAACACCCTTGCGGATGGACCCTGAAACCCTGTACAAGTCCAGAGAGGAAGAGGAAAGGACTTCAGATTCCTTGCTGCTTGAGCCTCCTCTAAGTGGGTCCATGTCCTCCTACAGTGTAAGTGACTGTGTATTGCAACATATGCTGTCTTTCAAAagcttgggatcagtaagatttgtaatgttttttttttttaaagaggtgtgtataaatctcaattaaaaaagacccttataactggttttgtagtccagggtcacaaataggaaAAGATGCATTAGGTTACAGTAAGAAAAGAAACAGGAAGCGGTAGTTTCTAAGAAGTACCAGTTAAGGGAAACAAAGAATTAAGACACTTCTGACAGACTGAGAGAAACCAACCATGAGGGACCGTTTTTATCTTTTCTTCCTTATGCTTCATTTCACCACAGGTGAGTTtagattttgatttatttaagagAAGTCAATGTGAGATCAGTTATATAGATCTAGTTTAAAACTGTACAaataatcattattaataataataatagtttgatGGCCGGTATcgataattttattttttattaatacagaCTGTGTTTAGATCGGCATAGCTTTGCAATTTAAGAGACATTCAAACTGAAATGCATGTTTGATCCAAATGAAGATAAAATGGACATTTTAGCTGTTTTGTGATTAATCAGAAAGGTGGCTCTCTGTTTGAAAAAAGCAACAACAAAATGACAAGAAGGGATCTTTTCAGCTTTTACTCTTCCTGGTTATTATAAATAAACTCTATTGCAGGCTGTGTTGTGTCAGATGAGAAGCCGACAGTAATAGTAACAGGATACACAGGTGGTTCAGTTGTGCTGCCCTGCTCCTGTGCTGATCCTCAGTCTACAACATTTACCTGGGAGTTTGCGAAGGGAAATCAATGGATTCCAGTATTTGAAGATGAGAAATACAGTGGCAGAAGTGTGCTGTTTCATGAACGTTCTCCAACAAATCTGTCTCTTCTCATTTCTGACCTCAGAATGAATGACCAGGGCTACTACAGCTGTAAGACTGAACCAAATACTTTTACATATGTTCGCTTAGAAGTTAAAGGTACGTGAAAATTTGGACAACACaatatctttacattttaacaaattttaaattattttagcaaagcttttttttttactgcagtttaaaataaatatttaaaaaaatgatttgtatAATGTTTTCAGGGTGTAATTTGGTTCAGAACAGCTGGATGTTTTATGTGACTGGATATTCAGGAGGGTCTGTGGTTCTGCCCTGCTCCTGCACTGAACTACTGGCTAAACCTGAACACATACAATGGATATTTTTTATTGGAAATAAATATAAGCAAATTTACCCAAATGAACAGATTGAGAGTTACAAGAACAGAGTCAAACTGTTCAATCCAAACACTCCAGGAAATCTTTCTCTACAAATATCAGCACTGACCACAGACGACCGAGGAGTCTATCAGTGTATTGTTTCGTCTCTACAAGTAGTCTCCTTCAGACTTACTGTACTTCATGCTGAAGGTAGTTTTCTTCTATTTCTGTTGGTATCATTACGGTTAACTTTGTTTCAAATACTTTTGATGATACAGTATGTTTTGCTGTTCCAGTGTTATATCATCATTGACAAATATTGTCTTCTGAACAGAGAAACCACGTGTCCATATTATTAGTTTAACAACACATCAACCGTCACACCAAACACAAGAACTTCCACCACTTCAACAATCCCATCACACACCACAATGTAAGTCTTGGTTTGCTTTTCATTATACAATATGCTTTACTATAATGTTTTTTCCCTCATGAACATGTTATGTCAACTGCTCTGTGTGTTTCTCCACAGATATTTACATTTTAGTGACTGTGTTTCCTGTAGTGCTGTTACTGGCATTTCTGGCATTATCTTCTAGATATGGAAAGGTATACAAACACCATAATAGCACAACTTTGATTTCAGCAATTTATCATTTACAATCACTTGTTACTTGAAATTATACATACAATCATTTTCAAAACATGACATATTGATAGATGTTAAATGTCTGATGAACTGTCAAATGTCATTTGACATATATGCTTATATGCAATGCTGTTTGCATTCTAGGTGTAAACACAATCTTTTTGCTCTTTCTCCAGGATGAAGTGTCATGTTCTGATGCTGTCTGTGTTAAAACCTCATCTACAACAGCTCATGCACAGAATGACACATTAGAGCTCCCTGAGTATGTTAATGTCAATGCTAAACATGCTTGAAAACAGGGTTCATTCAATTTAACCATAGAATTCACTGTCTAAACTAGCAATAGAGCTTATGAACCTTGCATTTTGAGAATATAAATGTACAAAAAGCCACCTGATTCAAAGTGGTAACCGCTgaagaatgaaaaaatatttgtgtCTGTATTGCAACTGTATGTAaaatatactgccctccaaaggcaaaatgCAGTAACTACAGCAATactaaaactgagaaaaatgcctttaaagttttacgccagctagtcaaacaagTTCCACCATTGTTTCTTTGAAACACTCTAatttctctgggacaaaatttaaccaggagactttgccacaagacaaaacagttgtcacaaagtccattttaagccttaactcaattttgaccaaatgcatagttactgcactttgcctttggagggcagtatagtaaATCTAATAATGAGCATTTGTGAGTCACATGTCAACAAGTATATTTTACTCAACATCTCTGGTAAATGTTCGAAGCAAAAACGCTTAAACATAAAATCGCTTAAACTTACCATAATTAATTATTGTCATGTaaattccaaataaaaaaaaaaacagctgtttactGAACTATTGGCTGAAACGAGGGTCACCAAGAATGGGACAAGTAAAGATTGTTTTCGGCCTCTTCACTATTGCcaagggctgtatccgaaatctcCCCCTTTACCCTCAAATAGGGAACTATtcgaggggacagccattttaagtggtgtttgaaaccatagtggacgatttcgagtgcactcattcaatcccacaatgcaccgcaaaaacgagtgtacaaccgatgaacACTCAaaagctagagataacccataatgcactgtgagagtcgcgcgccgctTGAATTCCTGACCCAcgtctcaccagaagatggcgcctgcagctgaatcatccatctgttcattttacaacgtgCTCGTTTACGCcgtaatgcagcgtacaacacaggtacaagtTTGTTGTGAATTGATtcttaaattgtttaactagggtttatacataatttccgtGACTGGAGCTGCCCATTTCAAATGATTATTGAACAGTAAACAAaatatgcaaaagcggcagtccttccggtgcacttagtgtccgaattcactcactcgttttcattcactccttcaagtggactgtatgagtggactaaagtagggaatagtgaatagggtatagggggcgatttcggatacagccgagttgttgaataaagtgggtatttttgttttctttgcgtacaaaatgTATTCGTGTAacttcttaaaattatggttgaaccactgatggcagatggactattgaAGAGGTCTTTCATACCTctcggttttcatccaaaatatcttaaagggatagttcacccaaaaatgaaagtttgatgtttatctgcttacccccagggcatccaaaatgtaggtgactttgtttcttcagtagaacacaaacaaagatttttaattcgAACtcttgc
The window above is part of the Garra rufa chromosome 13, GarRuf1.0, whole genome shotgun sequence genome. Proteins encoded here:
- the LOC141283321 gene encoding glycoprotein integral membrane protein 1-like, translated to MHSSSRSKFSGIPRESDVFVTNASIPHTVEDQVLNTTSHYLLKHAETTQEEIAAPGKLPETPLRMDPETLYKSREEEERTSDSLLLEPPLSGSMSSYSLGIIQGHK
- the LOC141283322 gene encoding polymeric immunoglobulin receptor-like yields the protein MRDRFYLFFLMLHFTTGCVVSDEKPTVIVTGYTGGSVVLPCSCADPQSTTFTWEFAKGNQWIPVFEDEKYSGRSVLFHERSPTNLSLLISDLRMNDQGYYSCKTEPNTFTYVRLEVKGCNLVQNSWMFYVTGYSGGSVVLPCSCTELLAKPEHIQWIFFIGNKYKQIYPNEQIESYKNRVKLFNPNTPGNLSLQISALTTDDRGVYQCIVSSLQVVSFRLTVLHAEEKPRVHIISLTTHQPSHQTQELPPLQQSHHTPQYIYILVTVFPVVLLLAFLALSSRYGKDEVSCSDAVCVKTSSTTAHAQNDTLELPEYVNVNAKHA